Proteins encoded by one window of Anguilla rostrata isolate EN2019 chromosome 9, ASM1855537v3, whole genome shotgun sequence:
- the fam199x gene encoding protein FAM199X has translation MSEDLYEKFLAPEEPFPLLSQRGNLSEVGTLDVSDFGCQLSSCHRTDPLRRFHSNRWNLTSCGTSVASSECSEELFSSVSVGDQDDCYSLLDDQDFTSFDLFPEGSVCSDVSSSISTYWDWSDSEFEWQLPGSDVASGSDVLSDIIPSVPSSPCLVPKRKTKQHRNLDELPWSAMTNDEQVEYIEYLSRKVSTEMGLREQLDIIKIIDPCAQISPTDSEFIIELNCLTDEKLKQVRNYIREHGPRQRPGSTRESWKRSGHSSGSASGVSAASSSNGSMVSSASSSAGSSASSISRAHSDGNLSASAAERIRDSKKRSKQRKLQQKAMRKRQLKEQRQARKERLSGLFLNEEVLSLKVPEEQDHEGDVDVLM, from the exons ATGTCGGAAGACCTTTATGAAAAGTTCCTCGCCCCCGAGGAGCCTTTCCCATTACTCTCCCAACGAGGAAACCTCAGCGAAGTCGGTACATTGGATGTTAGCGATTTCGGCTGTCAACTGTCATCTTGTCATAGGACAGACCCTCTACGTCGCTTCCATAGCAACAG GTGGAACCTCACCTCCTGTGGGACCAGTGTAGCCAGCTCAGAGTGCAGTGAAGAGCTCTTCTCCTCCGTCTCTGTCGGGGACCAGGATGACTGCTACTCCCTGCTGGACGATCAAGACTTCACCTCCTTTGACCTCTTCCCTGAGGGCAGTGTCTGCAGTGACGTGTCTTCCTCCATCAGCACGTACTGGGACTGGTCAGATAGCGAGTTTGAATGGCAG TTGCCAGGAAGTGACGTGGCTAGTGGGAGCGACGTGCTGTCAGACATCATTCCCAGTGTTCCGAGCTCTCCCTGTTTGGTCCCCAAGAGGAAGACCAAACAGCACAGGAACCTTGACGAGCTCCCCTGGAGTGCCATGACAAATGACGAACAG GTGGAATACATTGAATACCTGAGCCGGAAGGTGAGCACTGAGATGGGACTGCGGGAACAGCTGGACATTATAAAGATCATCGACCCGTGTGCTCAGATCTCCCCGACAGACAGCGAATTCATCATTGAGCTCAACTGCCTGACGGACGAGAAACTGAAGCAG GTGAGGAACTACATCCGGGAGCACGGCCCGCGGCAGCGGCCTGGCAGCACGCGGGAGAGCTGGAAGCGGAGCGGCCACAGCAGCGGCAGCGCGAGCGGCGTGAGCGCCGCCAGCAGCAGCAACGGCAGCATGGTGAGCAGCGCCAGCAGCAGCGCCGGCTCCAGCGCCTCCAGCATCAGCCGCGCCCACAGCGACGGCAACCTGTCGGCCAGCGCCGCCGAGCGCATACGCGACTCCAAG AAGCGCTCCAAGCAGCGGAAGCTGCAGCAGAAGGCCATGCGCAAGCGGCAGCTGAAGGAGCAGAGGCAGGCGCGCAAGGAGAGGCTCAGCGGCCTCTTCCTCAACGAGGAGGTGCTGTCGCTCAAGGTCCCCGAGGAGCAGGACCACGAAGGGGACGTCGACGTCCTGATGTGA